The sequence TTCAATTGCTCAATTTGGCTGAGCAATAACATAGCTAGTCCCATTAAAGACATACCGAAAGCTAGCGTAATCATCGGACGAACCCGGTCAAAAATCCGATTGATAGGCAATAAAAAGATGAGAATAGCGACAACACCAAATGTGCTTAGTAGCATACCGCTTGTTTTCGTATCAAAGCCAAGTGATTCCACTTTTAAGGGCAACAGAAGTGCCAGTACGCCTTGTGAAAACATTAAAAAGAATGCCCCGGCAAATGCGCGTACCATACCTGGATGTTGGAATAAGTGTCTGACTCTGAAATTACCCACTTTTCTAGTCGATTGTTTAGGAACATGAGTAAATGAGCGAAGAACAAAGAAAGCAACAATGGCGAGTATAAGCATAATACCGCCGTTGACGGCCATTATGAAAGGTGTACTTGTCTTAGCCGCAACAATGCCTCCATAGGCTGGACCAACAATTGCAGCCATTCCGACAAACGCACCAGAAATAGCAACACTTTTTCCACGTTTCGATTCTTCGGCACGGTTTGCCAGGAAAGTGAAAGCCGCTGGGACAATCAATCCTTCCATGAATCCATGGACAAAACGAACACCGAGCAGTGACATTGGCCCGGTTGCGAAAGAATAAAGAAAGAGTGATAGGGCAGCTGCAAAAAGTCCAATGAGTAAAATAATAAAGGGTCCTTTTTTATCTGTCATGAAGCCGGAAATGATATTCCCAATCGTGTTGGAAAATGAATACATACCAACGGCGAGTCCTATTAAAAATGGTGACGCGCCAAGCGATAACGCGAATGGGCTCATGACAGGTAATTGTGAAAATAAATCAAAAAACGAGAAAAATACAATTAGATAAACAAAACCACGCATAAGAAAGCCTCTTTTCATTTGAAGATACCATCCTCTACCTTACCATTTTTCTCGTATGATTGGAAAAGGATAGATTGTGAACAATTAGCAACTTCATTCAGCAGAAGCCCAAACACCTGCTGAATGAAGAATGGAAGGCAACCTAAGATCGCCGCGTCCTGCGGCAACGGTTGCATGACCTACATCCTGTAGGACCGCGGATGTCACAGATTTTGAAGGGAGTCAGAAGGCAACCTAAGAACGCCGCGTCCTGCGGCAATGGTTGCATACCTGCATCCTGCAGGCACAAGCTCAATTCAAAATCTGGACGCAATCACGCCAAGGCTTGATTGATCGAATTATTATAGATAGCTTTTCGAACGCTCTAACGTTAAAATTATGGAATAGTAAAGTTACGAAAGGGGAAATGAACGATGACGATTAGAGTTGGAATAGCAGGGTATGGAAATTTGGGGCGTGGTGTAGAATCTGCGATTGCTCAAAACAAAGATATGGAATTGGTTGGGGTGTTCTCGAGAAGAAATCCGGCAGATGTGCAGTTGCTGAATAATAATGTGCCCGTACATACGATGGACGATATTCAAAATTACACGGATGCCATTGATGTTCTAATTCTTTGTGGCGGATCGAAAAACGATTTACCTGAACAAGGACCGGCATTAGCCGCGTTGTTTAATACAGTGGATAGTTTTGATACACATGCGAAAATTCCGGAATATTTCGAGGCAGTTGATGCAACGGCGAAACCGAATGGCAAGACAGCTATTATTTCCGTCGGTTGGGATCCAGGTTTATTTTCCATCAATCGTTTGTATGGCGAAGCAGTGTTGTCGGAAGGTGCGACGTACACATTTTGGGGTAAAGGCTTGAGCCAGGGACATTCGGATGCAGTTAGACGAATTCCAGGCGTCAAAGGGGCTGTCCAATATACAATCCCTGTTCCCGATGCTGTAGACCGTGTGCGTAGTGGGTCATTGCCTGAACTATCAACACGTGAAAAGCATACGCGTGACTGCTATGTGGTGTTACATGAAGGTGTGAGCGCTGAGGAAGTCAAACAGGCGATTGTTACGATGCCTGACTACTTCACAGATTACGACACGACAGTAACATTCATTACGGAAGAAGAATTGGCGCGTGATCATTCTGCAATGCCACATGGAGGGTTCGTCATTCGCAGTGGAAAAACCGGTGAAGGCAATGCCCAAGTGATGGAGTACTCATTGAAGCTTGATAGCAACCCTGAATTCACATCGAGTGTTTTAGTTGCCTACGCACGTGCAGCTTATCGGTTGAATCAAAACGGCGAAACTGGTGCGAAAACAGTATTTGACATTGCACCGGGATTGTTATCTCCGAAGAGTGCAGCTGAATTGCGTAAGGAATTGCTGTAAAATATAGCAGTAGTGATTAATTATGGCGTTACCTTGTTAGCTGAGGTAACGCTATTTTTCTAAAGTTAAGAAGGGAGCGGAGTGCATGAAGTTTTATCTTGCATCAGGTTTTCAGAACAAAAAGGCTGTCAACTATGTAAGTGGAAAGTTGATAGAAGCAGGTTGTGTACATACATATGATTGGACGAAGAATGATAGGGCCATGACACTGGAAGAGTTAAAGGTGATTGGTGAAGCGGAGAAAAAAGCGATATTGGAATCTGATGTTGTTGTTATTTTATTGCCTGGAGGGAAAGGAAGTCATATTGAATTAGGGATTGCACTCGGTCGAGGAAAGAAAATCTTTTTGTATTCGGCGGATGAGAAAGTGAATGATTTTGACACAACGAGTACCTTTTATCATTTGCCGGAAGTTGAACAGGTCATTGGTACATTGGATGAGTTGGTGGAGAGAGTTTGCGGTTTTTTAACTGGATACTCGCGCTTGCATTTTTGATGTCATAAAGAAATAATTTACCCTTGAGCTTCTACCAGCTTGAGCGATAGATGAAACTATATTTTAAACAATGAAAGCGTTATCTCGATTTTATGAGACGACGCTTTTTTGCTTGAACAATTATCGTCATGTGTATAAACGGTTTCCCTTCGTTTTCTTATGTGACAAAACTGTCAGCTACATGTCACGCTGAGCGATGGATGAGACAAATTAGACATGGTACATTTTACATTAGGTAGTTTGCATGTACGTTAAGAAATTTGAAAATCCAAAATAGATAAGGAAAGGGTGCTACTCGTAATGATTAAAAAAGGGTCTATTCGGCCAATTATAATGATGGCATTAATGTTGGTGCTAACAGGTTGTACTTCCAATAATTCAGCTGGGGAGACGGACGAATTTTCTTTACCACAAGAAGAAAAGAAAGTGATTATTGAAACAGCTCAAGTTAAACAAGGGAACTTATATTCAACAAGGGGGCTTTCGGCTCAAGTAGTTTCAGCTCAAGAAGTAGAAGTATATGTAAACCTTGGAGGAAGAATTATAGAAATAGCTGTTAAGGAAGGAGAAATTGTGGAGAGGGGTCAAATCATTGCGCTGCTTGATTCTGAAGAACAGGAAATGGTAATTAGTCAGGCAAATGATGCGGTAGATCAGGCCAAGGCACAAATCAATCAAGCAGAGCAACAGTTACAAACTGCGGAGCATAGCAAACGACAAGCTACTAGTCGCCACGAGCAATCGAAGTTGGCGTTCGCCAGACTTGAAAAACAATATAGTAAGTTTCAGGATCCACAGGATGAAAGTGAAATGGAAACGTCCCAAAGCATCGATTTAGCAGAACTAAAAAGCCAATGGGATAATGCGCTAAGCAACCTTGAAAAGTCATCACGGCTTTATGATAAAGACATCATACCTCGCAAAGAATTAGAGCAAGCACAAACGCAAGAAGAAAGTGCCAGAAGAAGCTATGAAAAAAGTTTGTTGTCCGCAAAGGAGTCTGCTGAAAAAAATGTACTTGCTGTAAACGAGTCTTCCGAAGAGTTAAAGAACACAATTGAAAACGATAAAATTAGTTTGTTAATTTCTGAAATGGAGCTTCAACAAGCAGATGTAGGAATAGAGCAGGCAAAAATAATATTGACACAAGCACAACAGGCTTCGCAGCAGGCAAAGAAGGTGTCTGAGAAAGCGAAAACTAAGTTGAGTGAATCAGTCATCCGGGCCCCATTCACAGGGATTGTTAACAATGTTCATGTGAAAGAAGGGGGGTATGCAGCACCGCAAGCTCCGATTGTAACGATGTTTAATAATCAACAGCTAAAAGTGATGTCATCCATTTATCCCACGCAGAAAAAGGATTTAGTTAAAGGGCAAAAGGTCGAAATAGTCGGCGTGAATGGAGAAGTAAGTCATGTTGGAGAAATTACATATATCGCCCCCTATGTAGACGACAAAGGTTTTATACAACTGGAAGCTTCTATACAAGGAGGAGATTCTCAGAATTTTATTGTTGGGGAGCACGTGGAGCTAGTAGTCGAAACAATGATAGGTGAGGACCAATTAATAATCCCTACCAAAGCAATTACGGAAAAGGACGGCAGGGCATTTATTTATAGCATACAAGATTCTAAAGCTAGTTACCTGGAAATAGAGATTTTACAAATGCAAGAGGAATGGACTTCTGTAAAAGGAAATCTTCAATCTGGAGAAGAAATCGCAGTGAAAGGTATGGTGTTACTATCTGATGGTTCGAATGTGCAAGTCGTTGGTGGGGTAGAGCCGAATGAAGAGAAAACGAACCAGGCTAAGGAAAACAAGGATTCATCTAAAGAGAAAGACGGTGAATCTCGTTGATTACTATGGCTGTCAAGCGTTCGGTTGCTGTAACTTTACTCCTAGTAGGAATTGTTGTGACAGGAATCTTTTGTCTTCAAAAGTTTAATGTAGAATTGATGCCAGAGTTTAAATTGTCGATGGCGTTTATCACGGCAAACTATCCAAATGCTTCTGCTGAAGAAGTCGATCAAAAAATTACTGTGCCACTGGAGCAGTTGCTTAAAGAAGATCAGGATATTAAGAGCGTAAGTTCTACTTCGTCTAAAGGAAGTTCTAGTATTTTCGTCACTTTTAAGTCGAATATTAATCTTGAGAAGAAAATCCAAGATCTGCAAATGAAAATTGATGGAAGTAGAAGTATGATGCCGGCCGGTGTGCAGTCCCTAGTTATCTCTGATTACAATAGGAGTATGGGAAGGGAACCAGTTATCGGATTCTCTATTTTGGGAGCTAAGGGAGATGAATCTTTTCTTCAGCGTATAGAGTCAGAAATTGCTAATATACAGGGCGTGGCAGAGGTAAAATTTCGCGGGAGTAATGTGAGGCAATTGCGTATAAATTTGAACTCACAGCAGCTTGCTGCGTATAAATTAACAACTAGCGATCTATTGAAGGCACTCACGAAAAATTCGGTACAAACCATTGGGACCATACAGGAAAGTGGAAAGGAGTTACAATTGGTTGTCCCTGAAGAGCAATATACCATTGCTGCGATTGAACAAACCAAGATTCCGACCGCGGATGGACTATTTATTTCGATTCGGGACATTGCTGACATTTCTATTGTGAGCAACGAAGAAAAGAATCTCTATACCATTAATGATAAGCCGACAATTGGATTCTCTGTTGTAAAGGAATCGAATGCGAATATTGTAGAAGTAACGGATGCGATTTTAGAAAAAATAGAAACATTGAAAGAAACGTTACCCCAAGGAATTGATATCCAAATAGGCGATAATGCAGGGATCTTTGTGAAAGACTCCATTAAGCAAGTGACGAATAACTTAATTATGGGTGGATTGTTAGCTAGTGCAGTTCTGCTTTTCTTTTTCAAAAGTTTTCGCATACTAGTTATTATCGTTCTATCCATTCCTATCTCGATTATTATGGCACTAATCGCTCTGTATTTTTCAGGTCAAACATTAAATGTGCTCTCGTTAGCAGGACTTGCACTAGGAGTCGGCATGATGGTGGATAGCTCAATCGTTATCCTCGAAAATATTATTAAATATAAACAACAAGGGTACCCGATATTTGAAGCAGTTAAGCAGGGGAGTAAAGAACTACGCCAGGCGGTTATTGCCTCTACATTAACAACTATTATTGTTTTTTCACCTCTGTTTTTTATCGGTGATTTGAAAAGCTTAACTATGCCCTTTGCTCTTGCTGTTATTTTTACATTAATTGCTTCTCTTCTTGCAGCAATAACGATTGTGCCTATGCTTTCTTATAAATGGATGGGTAGTGAAAAAGTAGTCATACAGAACAATGCAAAATGGCTTAGTGGGCTTATTAACCAGTATCAAAAAGTATTGAAGTGGTCATTGAAAAAACGATGGGTGCCAGTCTTGGTTGCGCTCGCTTTAAGTATAGGTAGCTTGTTTTTGATCCCATTAATTGGATTCGAGGCTATAACTGTGGAAGATGATGGCAGGATTCACATGGACGCCTCCATGCATGGCAAGCTTTCAGAGGATGAGTTATTGCTGTTGATAAAACAATTAGATGATGCGATAGAGCCTTTTGACAACATCATTCAAGTGAAGGAGAAGAGTGTTGAGCAAGGTTATATTTCTTATTTCATTCAACTAGTGCCAAAGAGTGAACGGAAAGAACAGTTGCAAGAAATTTTAGCTCAAGTGAAACAATCATTGGCGCCTTCATCGATGGTTTCTTTATATATAAATGGAGAAGAACTTGAAGTTTTTGATGCAAACCGAGAACAGCGGATAGATGTTACTTTATCTGGAACAAATTATGAGGTTTTAACAGCGTTAACAGAACAAGTTACGCTTTTTCTAGAAAACACACCTGGAATTGTGGATATCGATGTTCCAGATATTAGTGGAGAACCACAATTAAAATTAGTAGTCAATAACGCTCTAGCTGCAAAATATGGATTGGATCGGGAGCAAATTGTGATGCAAATGCAAGAGGCCGTCATGAATGATGAAGTCATGCGTTTCTCTGAAAATGAGACAGACTATCGAGTCTATGTGAACTATGCAAATCGACAAACTGATACGATGGCATTTTGGGAAAATTTGAATGTTAAAACAGCTAGTGGAGATCATATACCTTTATTCGCCGTGGCGTCATTTGAATCTACACAGGGTCCAATATCCATACAACGGAAAGGGTTTAAACAAGGAATAACGGTTCGTGCAAGTGTTGCAGCTACTGATGAAACCGGTGAAATCATCAATGAATTTAATCGGATGTTGGAGGAGATTCCGTTCCCTCCGGAGTATGGTTATGAGTTTTATAGTTTTGACACTGGTGATGAGGAGCTTATTACTAAGTTGATAGTCGCTATAGTTGCTGCTATAGGGCTTGTCTATGCTGTCTTGGCAATTCAATTCAACTCATATAGTCAACCCATTATTATTATGCTAGCGATTCCGCCAACAATCATCGGTGTCGTTTTGGGGCTTTTACTTACGGGCAAACCTTTATCCCCTATGGTAGCGCTAGGCATCATTATTTTGGCAGGAATAGTAGTTAACAATTCAATTTTATTGGTCGATTATATTAATCAACGCAAGGAAGAGAATTGGGATCGAACAATGGTTGTTATTGCAGCAGGAAAAGAACGACTTCGTCCAATTTTGATGACTACACTGACAACTGTATTAGGGATGATACCTTTGGCGATGGGATTAGGTGATGGAGCTAGTCTGCAACAGCCTATTGGAATTGTAACGATTTTTGGCTTATCCGTTTCTACCTTATTTACACTTGTATTTATACCTGTGGTGTATACACTATTCGATGACTGTTCGAATGTCCTTACACGTCTTTCGAAAAAAGCAACAAGAAAACTAGTTGTAAAGCAGAAAACAGCTGCATAAGAAGAACTGTCTAAAAGCTAGGTTAAAGAAGGAGAGGATTATATGCGTAAAAGTCTAATCATCACAACTTGCTTACTTACGCTGCTACCTTTATCAAAAGTGGCAGCAAATGAGTCATTAGGAGAAGTAGTGGATACAGTAATCAATGAGAGTTTAGAAGCTAAATTGCTTAAAATGGATAGGGATTTACCGTTATCAGCAGATGCCTATAGGTATCAAGATGATTTTAAAGCATTAAAGGATATTAATAATGAGCAGAGAAATTTGAACAAAAAAATGACGTTGCAGGGGATTAAGTATGAAGCAAACCAGTTGGTTTATGGTTATTATAAGGAAAAGCAAGCAGTCAAATTACAAGAGGAAAATTTAAAGTTGTTTGAAAAAGAATATGGAAATAGCCAAGCAAAATATGAGGAAGGGATGTCCACTAAGGGAGCTGTGTTACAAGCGGAAATAGGTGTAAATGAAGCTAAGTTAGCGGTGAAAACAGCAAAGTTAAAATTGAACGAAGCGACTTTACGACTTAATCAAAAACTGGGAAATGAATTTAACGCGGAACTCACAATTCAAACTATACCTGAATTTAGTTTGTTAGGTCCAATTGACTATGATGCTGAAATAATAGCGAAAGAGATGAAAGACAAGCAACCTTCTCTTGTTCTAATTCGTAAGAAATTACAAGAGTACAGCAATATCTTGAATCGAATTGACTCACTTCCTCATTTAGATGAGGAAGAGTTCTTAAAAAAATTACATGGTTTTGATCAACAACTACATGAGCTAACGAACAAAATGGATGAAACAAATTCAATTATTGATGGTAAACAGTTGAATGCGTTGAAGAGTCAGAAGCAACAGGCAGAAGCTGATCGTGGAGAAGTTTCCCAATCTTATCAGGAAGCGCAAGAAAACGGTACACTTTCTCAAGCTGAGGAAGAAAAGTATGTGAAACAACTAGCCAATTTAGACCAGCAAATTTCAAAGCTCACGACAAATATTAAAGATGTAGAAGCCAAAATACCTGGGGTTGAAGAAGCTTTGGGTGAATATAAGAATGCTAAAGGGGAATTAGTAGTATCCCGTGGAGCATTTTTAAAAGAATATGATAAATCGCTCGAAGAACAGGGAAAAGCAAAGCTGGAACTCAAAGAGTATTATACAAATGAAATTCAAAAAATAGAACTTGAACTGGTTCAGGCGGAAAGAAAAGTAAAACTCAAAGCTTTTGAGTTTGAGAATCAGTTTAACGTGTTGAGTGATCAAATCAAACTTGCGGAAGACAAAGTAGAGCAGGCAGAAAGAGAACATAAACAGCAAAAAGAATTGTACGGGTCAGGAGAAATTATTTTTCTGGATGTGCAAAAGTCGCAGCAACAACTCCACGCAACCGAATTAGAATTAACGAATGTTCAATTAGATTATCAACTATTAAAGGAAGAATTCAGCTTATTTAAAGAAGGCTATATTATGTGATTGGCTGACAATCTGTCCGGGAAATATACAACATGACACGTCTATGATTAACCAACAGACGTGTTTGTAAAAAGAAAAAGTGCTGTGTTATTCATCGAAGGAAAGTCGGTGAATAGACAGCACTTTTTCTATTTAGGCCGCATCGATTGTTAATAATACATTTAGCATGGAGCCATTTTCGAGTCTAACTGGTAATTTGAACGCTTGTTTGAAGCCGAAAAACTTGATGGTTCCTGTCATAACCGTTGGAGGGGAAATATCGAGGATAAGTCCATCCTTTTCAAGTAACGTACATAAGTTTCCAGCGACCATATTGCCGAGCTCGCCCGTGAATGACTCAATCATCTCACCTTCGATAGACATACCGAACATTGCTTGGCCAATTAGTGCGATAACTTCCGGAGATGTTTCAAGAATTAAACGGCCTTTTATGCCACCGACAAGCCCAATTAGTACGCTCAACTCTTCTTGTTCAAAGGGTTGTACAGTCATTGTAGGAGATAATACATCTAGTTTAACTGGGATAACAGTTGTTAGAGAGGCAATAGTACCATTCAAGATCATTTGCACATGTTTAGAGGTACTCATTTAGATTCCCCACCTTTTATGATTAGTAGTCCGATTATACCATATTAATATATCGAAAATGCAATATTCGACAAAGTTCTTCGATTTATTTTTTTTTATAGTCAATCAAGGAAAAATGGTATGATAAGAACAGCAATGGATGAAGGGGTCGAGTGATACATGCAAGAACTAGCTCAATTAATTAAACAAGCTGCTACATACGGTCAGCTTTTTACAAATCATGATGATGAGGAACGTTTTAAGAAAACAGAACTTTTTGCGGCAAAACTAATTGATAAGGAATATACAATTGGATTTGCAGGTCATTTTTCCGCAGGTAAATCTTCGATGATTAATGCGTTGACAGGGGATGACCTATTGCCTTCAAGCCCAATCCCGACAAGTGCCAATATCGTAAAAGTACGGAAAACAGATACAGACTATGCGGTCATTTATCGAACAGATGGAACTGCCGTTAAATATGGAGGACATGGATTCCCAGCTGCTGTTAAATCATTCAGTAAGGACGGAGCGGCTGTTTCACTTGTTGAAATTGGTCACACGGAATCTCATTTACCAGAAGGGATTACGGTGATGGATACACCAGGTGTCGATTCAACAGATGATGCGCACCGTCTGTCAACAGAGTCTGCACTTCATCTAGCAGACCTTGTGTTCTATACGATGGATTATAACCATGTGCAATCAGAATTGAATTTCCGCTTTACGAAAGAATTGATGCGTTATAACGATAATGTTTATTTAATTATTAATCAGATTGACAAACACCGTGATAGTGAATTGTCATTTGCAGATTTCAAGCAATCCGTTGAAGATTCATTTAAGATGTGGGGTGTTATACCGAAAGGCATCTTTTATACATCATTGAAAGACGTGACACATCCACATAATGATTTTAGTGCTGTTAAAGCGATTGTGGATGGTTCAATGGAAAACTGGCAACAGCGATTTGTTGAGAATGCCAAGCAAACACTCGTAAAGTTGAAGGATGAGCACAGCCAATTTTTAGCCGATGAAATCGTGGATCGAAAAAATACTTTCTCTGCCATCGTATCGGATGATGAATGGGAAAAACAAGCTGAGCTACAAGCAGAGGTGACAGAATCCAAAAAAATGCTAGCACTTTTATCGGGAGATGAGTTTTCCACTACATTTGAAATTGAGCGTAATAAGCTCATGCAAGGTGCCGCCATTACACCTTATGAAACACGTGAACTATTGAAGTTGTATTTGGAGTCTTTGTCCTCTCGCTTTAAAGTTGGCTTACTATTTGGCGCAAAAAAGACAGCTGAAGAAAGAGAACGTCGTAAGCAGGCATTGGCTGATAATATGAGTGGGCTTGTCCATGCCCAAATTGAAGTCCATCTGAAGGCACTGATGAAAAAGTCGCTGAAAGAGGCTGGTATTTTGACGGATGACCGATCATTAGCGATTGACGGTATCGATTTGTCCGTGCCGTTTGCTGATATTGAAAAAGAGTTCAACGTGTCGGATGTCATTACAGGTGACACGGTTCTTAATTATTCTGAACGGATGAAAACAGCAATCCACGCTGCATTCCGCCGAATGACAGACGAATGGAAGCATGATATGGCGCTCATTGCATCGACAGCTGGTGATGACAATGCCGGTATGCTCGAGCAGAAAGTTCACCGTCTGGATGAAAAACTGCATGCGATTCAGCAAGTTGAAGAAGTTGAAATCCAATTAGCTACCCTCGAAAGTAGTATGGACAATCCGTCGAAGTCGGTTATCACGGGTTGCGAGACGCTTCTGCAACAATGGGAAACACGTGAGATGCTACAAACAATTGAATTCATTGAAGAGCAAGCAACGACTATTTTAGAAGAAATAGCGGAACCGAATGGAAAAGTAGAGCAGCCTGAGCTAGCAGTACTTACTTCTGACTCGGATTCAGTTGTTGCACAAGCCATCCAAGTTGCGCATTCAGTGGAAAGTATTCCAGGTTTTCTAGAAACAGCCGATTATTTACGCAAAAAAGCTGATCGCTTAGAGGGGCAGGAGTTTACAGTCGCCTTATTTGGAGCGTTTAGTGCTGGTAAATCTTCATTTTCCAATGCGTTAATCGGTGAGAAAGTATTGCCGGTTTCACCTAATCCAACAACGGCAGCTATTAACCGCATTCGTCCCGTTTCGGCCGGAAAAGAAGACGGAACGGCAGATGTGCTGTTGAAAACGGAAGAACGTATGATAGAGGACGTCACTCGTTCATTCGAGGCGCTTGGTGTAGCTGTTACATCATTGCATGAGGCTCATCAAAAAGCTGACGAAGCGCTACAGACAGAATTGACAGATGAAAATCTTCATATCCATAAGGCATTTATCAATGCCTTTAAAAAAGGATATCCGATTTATCAGCAAAAATTAGGTACTATTATCAAAGCTGAGCGGGATGAATTTGTTAAATTTGTCGCGGAAGAAGACCGCAGCTGTTTCGTTGAATCCATCGATTTTTATTATGATTGTGAATTGACGCGAAAAGGCATTACACTTGTCGATACCCCAGGAGCGGATTCCATAAACGCACGTCATACTGATGTTGCATTCGAATATATCCGAAATGCCGATGCGATTTTGTTCGTGACGTATTATAATCATGCATTTGCTAGGGCGGACAGGGAGTTTCTTGTTCAACTTGGCCGGGTGAAAGATGCTTTCGAACTCGACAAGATGTTTTTCATCGTCAATGCGATTGACCTTGCAGCTAACGAGGAAGAGGCGGAGGCGGTCAAAACATTCGTTGCGGATGAACTGCAGAAGTTCGGCATCCGCAATCCGAGAGTTCATGGTATTTCAAGCTTGCAGGCACTAGAAGCGAAAGTGAATCAACGATTGGATCCATTTATGTCACCGTTTGAAGAGCAGTTCCATGATTTCCTCGAACATGACCTAAAGGGACTCGCAGTACAGGCGTTGGAAGAAGAGACCGTGAAAACAATTGAACGATTGGCATCACTGATTTCACGGACAGAAGCAAACAGGACACGCAAGGCTGAGAGGCTAGAAGAGTTGAATAAGATTGAAGGAGAAGTGCGTCAACACTTTGCCTACAATTTTGCCGAGGTATTAAGAAAAGCAACGAACAATGAGTTAAGTGAGCTGGTTTATTACATTTTACAGCGCGTATTTTTACGCTATGGCGATTTTTTCAAAGAAGCATATAG comes from Sporosarcina sp. FSL K6-3457 and encodes:
- a CDS encoding chemotaxis protein CheX, which gives rise to MSTSKHVQMILNGTIASLTTVIPVKLDVLSPTMTVQPFEQEELSVLIGLVGGIKGRLILETSPEVIALIGQAMFGMSIEGEMIESFTGELGNMVAGNLCTLLEKDGLILDISPPTVMTGTIKFFGFKQAFKLPVRLENGSMLNVLLTIDAA
- a CDS encoding dynamin family protein, producing MQELAQLIKQAATYGQLFTNHDDEERFKKTELFAAKLIDKEYTIGFAGHFSAGKSSMINALTGDDLLPSSPIPTSANIVKVRKTDTDYAVIYRTDGTAVKYGGHGFPAAVKSFSKDGAAVSLVEIGHTESHLPEGITVMDTPGVDSTDDAHRLSTESALHLADLVFYTMDYNHVQSELNFRFTKELMRYNDNVYLIINQIDKHRDSELSFADFKQSVEDSFKMWGVIPKGIFYTSLKDVTHPHNDFSAVKAIVDGSMENWQQRFVENAKQTLVKLKDEHSQFLADEIVDRKNTFSAIVSDDEWEKQAELQAEVTESKKMLALLSGDEFSTTFEIERNKLMQGAAITPYETRELLKLYLESLSSRFKVGLLFGAKKTAEERERRKQALADNMSGLVHAQIEVHLKALMKKSLKEAGILTDDRSLAIDGIDLSVPFADIEKEFNVSDVITGDTVLNYSERMKTAIHAAFRRMTDEWKHDMALIASTAGDDNAGMLEQKVHRLDEKLHAIQQVEEVEIQLATLESSMDNPSKSVITGCETLLQQWETREMLQTIEFIEEQATTILEEIAEPNGKVEQPELAVLTSDSDSVVAQAIQVAHSVESIPGFLETADYLRKKADRLEGQEFTVALFGAFSAGKSSFSNALIGEKVLPVSPNPTTAAINRIRPVSAGKEDGTADVLLKTEERMIEDVTRSFEALGVAVTSLHEAHQKADEALQTELTDENLHIHKAFINAFKKGYPIYQQKLGTIIKAERDEFVKFVAEEDRSCFVESIDFYYDCELTRKGITLVDTPGADSINARHTDVAFEYIRNADAILFVTYYNHAFARADREFLVQLGRVKDAFELDKMFFIVNAIDLAANEEEAEAVKTFVADELQKFGIRNPRVHGISSLQALEAKVNQRLDPFMSPFEEQFHDFLEHDLKGLAVQALEEETVKTIERLASLISRTEANRTRKAERLEELNKIEGEVRQHFAYNFAEVLRKATNNELSELVYYILQRVFLRYGDFFKEAYSPSIFVNNSADRALKAALAETVQMIGFDLTQELKVTNLRMLNFMKKQLNERQRIEASHLHDKDGSIAPSPYEAKDADMLSFEAPYADPNVYSRVNKLFKNQKAFFEKGERDLLKNQLEELLKQDASIYLGLEKELLEKWTDGWIDSEAEGLRQHLLKESLAQIASERTLLQGTEQLTEWRAVYKKLQAEELV